Genomic window (bacterium):
TTCCCAAGATTGAAGCTTTTTATTGCGAATCTGTCGCATAGCGGCGCGCGGAACTCCTCCAGCAAATCGAGCGCAAGCGACGGTCTTCCGTATTCGGGCTTGTGGTAAAAACCGAGCGCGGGATTAAGTCCGGCCGCGTCGATAAGGCCGTTCAGTTCGGATGCCGCCAGCCGGTAGCATAGCGACAACACCGCGTTAACCGGATCCTGCGGCGGATGCCTGTGCCTGCCAGGAAAAGGTACGTCCTTCACCATCAGGCCGAAAACCGAAAAATAAAGCTCCCCCGCAGCGCCTTCGATTCCGAGAAGCGTCTGCAGGTTTTCAGCGGAGTCAATACCCGCGATTCGTTCTTTCATTTTATGAAGCGCGTCGCGCAGCTTTTCCGATCCAAAATTTTTTGAAACGTCGTCCAGCAGGCGGATACAGCCGCGCAATTTCGCCGCGACGACGTTTTTCGCCGATGCAAGCGCCCAGCAGGGCTTCCGCAAAAGGTCGTACTGCTTAAGCAATCTGTAAATATTCGCCGGGCACGGCGGGGTGAGCTGGGCGACAAGCCTGCCGTCTCTGGTGCAGAGCGCAAGTTCGATGTTGTGCTGGGCGAGCTTGAATACAACCTGCGTCGAAAACTCAATCGGCCCGAGAAGTATCACGGTGTCGAGTTCGTCGCATCTTATTTCCGCGATTTTCTCGCCCTTTTTCTCGACGACGATGCGGTCGCTCCGCTTGCGCAGCGCCACTTCCAGGTCGGAAATATATAAAGCTTTTTTTTTCATTTTTCAGTTGATTTAGAGCGCCGGTTTAATTACGCACAGTGTCAATCTGCATGCTCGCTCGCTCGCGATT
Coding sequences:
- the cas1 gene encoding CRISPR-associated endonuclease Cas1, yielding MKKKALYISDLEVALRKRSDRIVVEKKGEKIAEIRCDELDTVILLGPIEFSTQVVFKLAQHNIELALCTRDGRLVAQLTPPCPANIYRLLKQYDLLRKPCWALASAKNVVAAKLRGCIRLLDDVSKNFGSEKLRDALHKMKERIAGIDSAENLQTLLGIEGAAGELYFSVFGLMVKDVPFPGRHRHPPQDPVNAVLSLCYRLAASELNGLIDAAGLNPALGFYHKPEYGRPSLALDLLEEFRAPLCDRFAIKSFNLGKFKASDFESEENGVRFKPDSFKSFLRSWEEYQMEEFNLDWGVKTWNDAFRASISILSEAVDSGKPYAPIPLEKK